In the Arachis ipaensis cultivar K30076 chromosome B10, Araip1.1, whole genome shotgun sequence genome, one interval contains:
- the LOC107619993 gene encoding uncharacterized protein LOC107619993 — translation MAKQKAVAIIYGDWDESYNELPRWVLGVQLTMPGTVAVLRTCPVRVGGQVDESQAYFHRMFWTFPPCIEAFRHCKPLDGNSNILPVAFALVEGENAESWSFFLSHLRQHVTPQPGLLVISDRHNGIKAALEAPDGGWLPPSAYRAFCIRHVAANFALTFKGKDARRLLVNAAYAKTEVEFDYWFDILRSENPAMCDWANRIEYSLWTQYYDEGRRFGHMMTNISECVNSILKGVRNLPVCSLVKATYGRLAELFVRKGREAEAQMGTGQQFSQYLVKCIEANLKTARCFTVTVYDRDNSEYTVAETTPTGSFSLGTYRVSLGSQTCDCGYFQALHFPCPHALACCAYSRLTWQPYVHQVYRLSSVFGVYQMGFTPPIPESFWPPYAGPTVIPDPNMRRAKEGRPRFTRIRTNMDDADPNRPKRCGLCRQPGHSRRSCPQAGRHTGTVGNE, via the exons atggcgaagcagaaggcggTCGCAATCATCTACGGGgactgggatgagtcgtacaacgagctccCTCGGTGGGTCTTAGGAGTTCAGTTGACTATGCCTGGCACTGTAGCAGTCCTCAGGACCTGTCCTGTTCGAGTTGGTGGACAGGTGGACGAGTCTCAAGCTTATTTTCATAGGATGTTCTGGACTTTTCCCCCTTGTATCGAAGCATTTCGTCATTGCAAGCCGTTG gacgggaattCCAACATACTCCCTGTGGCATTCGCACTAGttgagggtgagaatgctgagtcatggtccttctttctctcccacctccGTCAGCACGTGACACCTCAGCCAGGTCTGTTAGTTATTTCAGataggcataacggcatcaaggcagCACTTGAGGCACCTGATGGGGGATGGCTACCTCCGTCTGCATACCGGGCATTCTGTATTCGACACGTTGCAGCGAATTTCGCCCtgaccttcaagggcaaagatgcCCGGAGGCTTCTTGTGAACGCCGCATATGCGAAGACCGAGGTGGAGTTTGACTACTGGTTTGACATCCTGCGCTCTGAGAATCCGGCAATGTGTGACTGGGCAAACCGAATTGAGTACTCGTTGTGGACACAGTACTATGACGAGGGTCGGAGATTCGGGCACATGATGACAAATATATCAGAGTGTGTCAATTCAATCCTTAAGGGGGTAAGGAACCTCCCCGTGTGCTCGCTTGTGAAAGCCACATACGGAAGGCTGGCTGAGCTATTTGTCCgtaaggggagggaggccgaggCTCAGATGGGtaccggacaacaattcagtcaatACCTAGTAAAGTGTATCGAGGCCAACCTGAAGACAGCCAGGTGCTTCACCGTGACTGTTTATGATAGGGATAACTCGGAGTACACCGTGGCAGAGACGACGCCAACAGGTTCATTCTCACTTGGTACCTACAGGGTCTCACTGGGGTCTCAGACATGTGATTGTGGATACTTCCAAGCACTTCATTTCCCGTGTCCTCACGCATTAGCATGCTGTGCTTATTCACGTCTTACTTGGCAGCCTTACGTCCACCAGGTCTATCGCCTTAGTTCCGTTTTCGGTGTCTACCAGATGGGATTTACACCTCCCATTCCGGAGAGTTTCTGGCCACCCTATGCCGGGCCTACCGTTATACCGGATCCGAACATGAGGCGTGCGAAGGAGGGTCGTCCAAGGTTCACACGCATTCGCACCAACATGGATGATGCAGATCCGAACCGGCCAAAGAGATGCGGCCTCTGCAGGCAGCCAGGACACAGTCGTCGGAGTTGTCCTCAAGCCGGACGACACACCGGGACAGTTGGGAATGAGTAG
- the LOC107619992 gene encoding uncharacterized protein LOC107619992, with the protein MFLSRRQFPEVRTPELLAKFVDVVSSSGGSNRNANTIATAAGSSSRPAVASSSVPVYEVAVQPAASPSFAVDLAGNVGDEVGYEEHHPTEVQCPPPAGVGEGLCDDPDDDEVEPDIIADENGDDVGASDPIRPTGGSSSGTNQYPPHFSSLDLDAMRQDEHLGQLVGFGARDTEGSAGMTEFQVGQQFQDKDEALLSVKTYSIRRGVQYKVVESDYHRYVGKCSEFGNGCTWLIRLSLRQRKGIWEVKRYNGPHTCLATSISSDHRSLDYHVIATFIMPMVRADASVNIKVLLNATAAHFGFRPT; encoded by the coding sequence atgtttctTTCTCGTAGGCAGTTTCCGGAGGTGAGGACACCGGAGCTGTTGGCTAAGTTCGTCGACGTGGTATCTAGCTCTGGTGGGTCGAACCGGAATGCCAACACTATAGCCACGGCGGCCGGTTCGAGCTCGAGACCTGCGGTTGCTTCTTCCTCCGTTCCAGTGTATGAGGTAGCGGTCCAGCCTGCCGCCTCCCCATCGTTTGCTGTTGATCTCGCCGGCAATGTTGGAGACGAGGTTGGATACGAGGAACATCATCCGACTGAAGTACAGTGTCCTCCACCGGCTGGTGTTGGCGAGGGATTGTGTGATGATCCAGATGATGATGAAGTCGAGCCGGATATTATCGCTGATGAAAACGGCGATGATGTTGGAGCGAGTGATCCGATAAGGCCTACTGGTGGTTCTAGTTCTGGCACAAATCAGTACCCACCCCATTTTTCATCTTTGGAtctggatgccatgaggcaggacGAACACCTTGGGCAGCTAGTtggatttggcgctagagatACCGAAGGGTCTGCCGGtatgacagagttccaggttggccAACAATtccaggataaagatgaggcgcTGTTGAGTGTCAAGACGTACAGCATCcgccgaggggtacagtacaaggtagttgAGTCTGACTATCACCGGTACGTGGGAAAGTGTTcggagtttgggaatgggtgcacatggttgattaggCTGAGCCTCCGACAACGCAAGGGCATCTGGGAAGTCAAGCGGTACAATGGGCCGCATACCTGTCTCGCCACCTCCATCTCCAGCGACCATAGGAGCTTGGACTACCACGTGATAGCGACATTCatcatgccaatggttagggctgacgcATCCGTCAACATCAAGGTGCTTCTAAATGCAACGGCAGCACACTTTGGCTTCAGGCCTACATAG
- the LOC107622250 gene encoding ubiquitin thioesterase otubain-like (The sequence of the model RefSeq protein was modified relative to this genomic sequence to represent the inferred CDS: added 53 bases not found in genome assembly), translated as MQNKEAVLEDGQAAHATEVHDWGNFVDDDIMQQKSAINAEEAKKIPFLGDKEPISSLAAEYESGSPILLEKIKVLDEQYAAIRRTRGDGNCFFRGFMFSYLEHILLSQDQAEVERIQANIEKSRKALQSLGYADLTFEDFFALFIEQLEGVIQGKETSISHEELVSRCRDPSVSDYVVMFFRFVTSAEIQKRSVFFEPFIMGLTNTTVEQFCKSSVEPMGEESDHVQITALSDALGVPIRVVYLDRSSCDTGGVSVNHHDFMPAASDLPNASVSDGKNNPFITLLYRPGHYDILYPK; from the exons ATGCAGAACAAAGAAGCAGTACTGGAAGATGGCCAAGCAGCGCATGCGACTGAGGTTCATGATTGGGGCAATTTTGTGGATGATGACATAATGCAGCAGAAATCTGCAATTAATGCTGAGGAAGCCAAGAAAATTCCATTTCTCGGCGATAAG GAACCAATAAGTAGCTTAGCTGCTGAATATGAATCAGGCAGTCCAATCTTGCTGGAGAAAATAAAG GTGCTTGATGAGCAATATGCTGCTATTCGGCGAACTCGGGGAGATGGCAACTGCTTCTTTCGCGGCTTTATGTTTTCATACCTT GAGCATATTTTGCTAAGTCAAGATCAAGCAGAGGTTGAACGTATACAAGCTAATATTGAAAAGAGTAGGAAGGCACTACAGTCCTTGGGTTATGCAGACTTGACATTTGAAGATTTTTTTGCG TCATGAAGAACTTGTTTCTAGATGCCGAGATCCATCAGTTTCTGATTATG TTGTAATGTTCTTCAGATTTGTTACCTCTGCTGAGATACAAAAGCGCTCAGTGTTTTTTGAACCTTTCATAATGGGTCTGACTAATACTACAGTCGAGCAG TTTTGCAAATCATCGGTTGAACCAATGGGTGAAGAGAGCGACCATGTGCAGATCACTGCCCTTTCTGATGCATTGGGTGTTCCAATCCGTGTTGTGTATCTTGACCGCAGTTCTTGCGATACTGGAGGTGTCAGCGTAAATCATCACGATTTCATGCCAGCTGCCAGTGATCTCCCAAATGCTAGTGTTAGCGATGGAAAGAATAATCCATTCATCACGTTGCTATATCGCCCTGGTCACTATGATATCCTCTATCCAAAATGA
- the LOC107624439 gene encoding zinc finger protein CONSTANS-LIKE 4-like, which produces MRKKCELCNCAANLFCDSDQASLCWECDAKVHSANFLVTKHPRILLCHVCQSLTPWHGSGPKFVPTMSLCTDCVTKNNDTCNHQNDDDDYDDVENDGVDGGEDEDEDEDEEEENQVVPWTSSTSMPPPPVSSSSNSATTSTRFSNDAEEEAISN; this is translated from the coding sequence ATGAGGAAGAAGTGTGAGCTGTGTAACTGTGCTGCAAACTTGTTCTGTGATTCAGATCAAGCAAGCCTTTGTTGGGAATGTGATGCAAAGGTTCACAGTGCAAACTTTCTGGTCACAAAGCATCCAAGGATTCTTCTATGCCATGTTTGTCAGTCACTAACACCTTGGCATGGTTCAGGTCCCAAGTTTGTTCCCACCATGTCACTTTGCACTGATTGTGTCACCAAAAACAATGATACCTGCAACCACCAGAATGATGATGACGACTATGATGATGTAGAAAATGATGGTGTTGATGGTGGtgaggatgaagatgaagatgaagatgaagaagaagaaaatcaagTGGTTCCATGGACATCATCAACATCAATGCCTCCACCACCAGTTTCCTCTTCTTCAAATAGTGCAACCACTTCCACCAGATTCTCTAatgatgctgaagaagaagcaatCTCCAACTGA
- the LOC107619994 gene encoding protein MAIN-LIKE 1-like, translating to MGDDPGRLYRLNGVAHIAGVINDEWFSDSGISYRFLIMVYVIPRRCISSVRRQQGIRLDERYVPYLQMAGLYHLVRLNDRWFRLDEPLVNAFVERWRPETHTFHMPFRECTITLQDVAYQLGLPVDGHYVSGCLTDFHLCIEGGRPAWQWFHELLGVLPPENQVQKFAVNCTWFQETFGECPDGADDETLFADKSGNPIHIRWLPFIARLEEMGGYSWGSAALAWLYRCICRVANKHVVKLAGPLQLLQSWIF from the exons ATGGGAGACGATCCTGGGAGGCTTTATCGTTTGAATGGAGTTGCTCATATCGCCGGGgtgatcaacgacgag TGGTTTAGTGATAGTGGTATTTCTTATCGGTTTTTGATAATGGTTTATGTTATT CCTCGGCGTTGCATATCCAGCGTTAGGCGGCAGCAGGGGATACGTCTTGATGAGAGGTatgttccgtacttgcagatggccggcTTGTACCATCTTGTGAGACTGAACGACAGATGGTTTCGACTAGACGAGCCCCTAGTCAATGCATTTGTCGAGAGGTGGCGGCCTGAGACGCACACCTTCCACATGCCGTTCAGAGAGTGCACCATCACGCTTCAGGACGTCGCATACCAGCTGGGGTTGCCAGTTGACGGACATTACGTCAGTGGTTGCCTGACAGACTTCCACCTTTGCATTGAGGGTGGGAGGCCTGCCTGGCAGTGGTTCCATGAGTTACTTGGTGTTTTACCTCCCGAGAACCAAGTTCAGAAATTCGCAGTGAACTGCACCTGGTTCCAGGAGACATTTGGAGAGTGTCCCGACGGGGCCGACGATGAGACA ctgtttgccgacaagtccggcaaTCCTATACACATCAGATGGCTACCCTTTATTGCTAGACTTGAGGAGATGGGTGGCTACAGTTGGGGGTCGGCGGCACTAGCATGGTTGTACCGATGCATATGCCGAGTCGCCAACAAACATGTAGTGAAGTTAGCTGGGCCTCTACAGTTACTGCAGTCTTGGATCTTCTAG